The nucleotide sequence ATCTTttattgttgtgtgtgtgtgttactTTGTTTTGTGCCCTGCCTATTATTTAGTCTGGATACTTTCAGTCAGGTCACTTCCTCTTATACTATGAGTGTTGATTCTTACAAGTGTATTGCTTTCTTAGGTAATGACAGATCCCGATGCGCCAAATCCAAGTGAACCTTCAATGCGCGAGTGGGTGCACTGGTCAGTCTCTCTTTCATTGTCTAATTTTCGAAGTtcgtctttctttttctctgtcATTCAACCATGAAAAGCAGCTGATTTTGTTTTCAACTCTCAGGATTGTCACTGACATTCCAGGTGGTAAAGATCTGACTCAGGGTAAAAGCTGAAAAACTCTTGTAGCCATTTTggttgatttctctctctcctttgcTTGAAAATGAATGTATATCATGAAGCGGAAGGCAGATGTTTTTGGGCTTTCCATGTTTAATATATCCTCTCTCAAAATAGTCCTGAACTTTTGATTATACAGGAATGTATATAATCAGTTGCAGCTGTCAACATATGGTGATTTGGTGGTCGGCACTGCAACTATAATATCTTGCTTCTGTTACAGCTGTAAAATTTGTTTTATTGAATGTGCTTCTATTTGTTGAATAGGCCAAAATTCATACCGAAAATCATACAACAGGCTGTATGATTCCATTGCATGAAACATCTGTGTTCTAGAACTTGTTTTACATGCGAACTGTCTCGTGCACATATGGATATTGTGACACTTCCATCATGCTATATGTACATGCAAAATCTGTGTTGGGGAACTGTATACATGCAAATCCATCGGGCTagtttttctccatttcttgaTTTAGTTTTGTATCAACAATTAAGGGTTTTAAGCATAATCTGGTAGGGATGTCTACTTGCAGGAAATGAAGTCGTTTCATATGGCCCTCTATGCCCAGCCATTGGAATTCATCGTGTTGTGGCACTCCTGTTTAAACAGCAGCGCCCCCTTGGACTGCTGGAGGGGGTACCATGTAGGGCATACTTCAGCACCCGAGCATTTGCAAGCGCGTACAACCTGGGAGATCCTGTGGCGATAGTCTTTTTTAACACCCAGAAGGAATCAGGGAAGCGAAAGCGCTCAGATAAGTGAACTAGCTAGCGGTCTATATGCGTCTCTTCTTGGTTTAGTAGTGTTGGAAGGATTGTCTTGTAATGCTCTTTTATCTTCTAATAGAACTAATTGGCAGTGTTTTCATTTTGCTGTGAATTTGATTTGAGTATCGGATGGAGATTGTTGTGTTGGATCCCTTTTATTAAAGAACACAAGTACATTTTCTTGTCATTTGTGCAGCATATCACTGAATTGATATTACTTTCAACGAGGGGTGTCTTCATCATTTCTTCCATACaactaatataaatttatgcGCATAAGAAAGGTTAATTTAGAATTTCCGTATCATAGAGTTTAggtttagtttttcaaattaatgGAAGGAAACTCTTCTGACAATTCCTAACAAAGTATCTGACTTGCTTCTGATAAGTAGATCTCGAAACTTTTAATTTCGATACCTCTTAATTGTGAACAAAATCTTTTTAGCAGTCTTCTTATATCTACCTCTTCTTATGACATATTTTGTTTCATTgtcatttttaactttttattatttttttggctgTTAgtaatctttttttaaaattttcgtATCATAAAATTTAGATTTAGTTTTTCTACTAAATGGAGGGAACTTTCTTTAACACTCATCGACAAAGCATCCGACTTGATTCTAAAGAGTAGATCTTGAAACTTTTAATTTCAAGAATTCGATGTCAATTTCCATACTTTCTAATTttagacaaaaaaatttcaacataCTTCTTATATCTAGCTCTTCATACGGCTTGTTTTGTTTCGTTgtcatttttaactttttatcattttttttactgCTTGTAATCTCTCTATAAAATTTTAGTATCATAAAGTTTAGGTTTACTTTTTCAAATTAATGGAAGGAAACTCTCCCGACGCTTCACAATAAAGCATTTGACTTGCTCCTGATAGTAGTTATCAAAACTTTTAATTTCAACTGTTCAAAATTAGTTTCGATACTTTCTGATTTTAGACAAAATCTTCTCAGCATGTTTTTATATCTGTCTTTTTatgatttgttttattttgttgtcttttttaaaaattaatgttttatcattaatttttaactCTTCCATGTCAATTTTGAAACTTCCTAATTTTAAGcaaaatctttttcaatatattttttatatttatgtcttgttaaatttattttattttattgttaattttaattttctatcatAATTTTAGGTGTTTGTAATCTcttattagaatttttgaatGATAAACTTTAGTTTTAGTCTTTCAACTTCTGGGTAAAGCATTTGACTTGATTCAAATGAGTAGATCTCAAAAcgtttaattttaataatttaatatcaattgcagtactttttaattttagaccaaaaaaaatacttttaacaTGCATTTTATATTTAGGTCTCCTTGTGATTTATTTCGTTTGGTagtcattttatatttttttatccctattttcacaattttagaaataagaaaaaaaagatattattttattttgaaaaatcctgaaaatctttcaaaatattttgtaagaTTCTGAAAATCTTAGAGAATATTGCTGAAAGGGTTGTGGAATATTTGGGAAGACATGTGGGGGTTGGGTTGAGATGCAATTAGAATTAGGGTTTGAGAATGCTTAGGCATTAGGGTTTGAGAATGGTTGAAAGATACGATCGACGGCTTGCTTCCGACGAGGGGGTCTCGCTCCGGCAAAACCCTTGTCCCCAATTCCGACGAATTCCTGGTATCTAGGTTCCGACTCTAGCTAGCCTAAATAACCCTTGCATGTAGATTTTGGCTTTCAAAGATTTCATTCAATTTGTTTGAATGGTTTGATACAGATTTTGAGTAGGAGGAGCTGCTTATTTCTAAACATTAAATCAATGATTTACCACAAAATTGCGCCGGATACCAGCGAGGCAGGCAGGGGCGAAGGCCAACATGAACCTGCCGGCGATGTATCCGGTAGCGATGGAGTCTACCAGCGGCAGGCGCACTTGAACCGTTGAAGTCATCTCGTCGCACGGGTGGTAGAACTTGAGGTAGGAGAGGAGCGGGTCACGTGACTTGTTGGACCGGGGACATACCTGGAGAACGTGGCCGGCGAGTGGAAGAACGACGGCTTCGGTGTCACGGATCGCTGATTATTCTGTGATCACGTTTCTGGGTATTATGGGAGTCTCTGCGGGGGAAGAAGCCCGTTTTCCCCACGTTGGATTTGCCTCTTCACCTCACAGCCGGCCGTTTGGTGTCCAGGTTAAGGATCAGCCTACTAGTATTGGGGTTGGGCAATGTATGGGAAATTTGGCTATGCTTTACGTGGGTAGGTACGCCTTTTGAAGAGGCCATGAATTTGTATCTTGTGTTTGTGCTGCCTTTTGAAGTGGCCATGGATTTGTATCTTTTGTTTGTACTGCTTTTTGAAGAGGCCATGAATTTGTATCTTGTGTTTGTGCTAGACCCTAATGGCTTCAAACAGGTTGTGGGCATTGCCAGTGAGTTGGAAATTTGTATCCGTGCTCTATTTGGGTTGGAAAATATGAATGCTTTTGAAGATCCATGAATTGTATTTTGTGTTTGTATTGACACACCGATGGCTTCAAACTGccaaaattt is from Diospyros lotus cultivar Yz01 chromosome 2, ASM1463336v1, whole genome shotgun sequence and encodes:
- the LOC127794523 gene encoding protein MOTHER of FT and TFL1-like isoform X1 — translated: MEERFSDSGTIRAEDSTMVTPSVTMEVFFGTECVTNGSNIKPSIAVNPPGITISGQHSELFTLVMTDPDAPNPSEPSMREWVHWIVTDIPGGKDLTQGNEVVSYGPLCPAIGIHRVVALLFKQQRPLGLLEGVPCRAYFSTRAFASAYNLGDPVAIVFFNTQKESGKRKRSDK